A stretch of the Lactuca sativa cultivar Salinas chromosome 9, Lsat_Salinas_v11, whole genome shotgun sequence genome encodes the following:
- the LOC128128904 gene encoding uncharacterized protein LOC128128904 gives MRTTSLSEGQNWSFQNNTLTGSYLLMFMMTFEAVMERQRRNQVINDFNTATTLPRFITSSPIEAHASKVYTRKKFYQVQKEISDSDNICFQMSVTSNNYVDTIIVLEKQKNITTMQPSSPDVDYKIDEYHYDRLTQDTQYIVRYYFNNALHTQQQMVHTNVPACISNMSVFCIPEEYIMKRWRRDVVPTELLKRRFSNSLLDSNSDMTAIEIFSNVDRCVSFLSHDASKLKSYLEELNKLKKKFVDDCPALEMPSRESFYNQIIGVELTNDAPDIDNPSYVSNKGTSSRGKILKSKKEMLQKVGLKPKRKCTLCKQMANHDKRNCPLKKRV, from the exons ATGAGAACTACATCATTATCGGAAGGCCAAAATTGGTCGTTTCAGAACAATACCCTTACTGGTTCTTATCTTTTAATGTTTATGATGACATTTGAGGCTGTTATGGAACGGCAAAGGCGTAATCAAGTTATCAACGACTTTAACACTGCTACAACACTTCCTAGATTCATCACATCTAGTCCAATTGAAGCACATGCTTCAAAGGTTTACACTCGTAAAAAATTTTATCAGGTGCAGAAAGAGATATCAGATTCTGATAACATTTGTTTCCAAATGAGTGTTACTTCTAATAATTATGTTGACACAATTATTGTTTTGGAGAAGCAAAAGAACATAACAACAATGCAACCATCAAGTCCTGATGTTGATTACAAAATCGACGAATACCATTACGATCGTCTTACACAGGATACCCAATACATCGTACGTTATTACTTTAACAATgc GTTGCACACTCAACAACAGATGGTTCATACAAATGTACCTGCATGCATTTCGAACATGTCGGTCTTTTGT ATTCCTGAAGAATACATTATGAAACGGTGGCGTCGGGATGTTGTTCCAACAGAATTACTTAAAAGACGTTTTTCTAATTCTTTACTAGACTCTAACTCTGATATGACGGCTATTGAAATTTTTTCAAACGTAGATCGTTGTGTTTCCTTTTTAAGCCATGATGCCTCGAAGTTAAAGTCATACCTTGAAGAGTTGAATAAGCTGAAGAAAAAATTTGTAGATGATTGTCCAGCCCTTGAGATGCCATCAAGAGAATCATTCTACAACCAGATTATAGGCGTAGAATTAACTAATGATGCTCCCGATATTGACAACCCATCATATGTTAGTAATAAGGGAACTAGCAGTCGTGGCAAGATATTAAAATCAAAAAAAGAAATGCTGCAAAAAGTTGGTTTGAAGCCTAAGAGAAAGTGTACTTTATGTAAACAGATGGCTAACCATGACAAACGAAATTGTCCCCTTAAAAAACGTGTCTAA